In Candidatus Bathyarchaeota archaeon, one genomic interval encodes:
- a CDS encoding DMT family transporter, whose amino-acid sequence MLGELLALFTAVLWALTPVFGKKALEESSIVALNFVRSVFGSMALWLILPVARGWRLVDVDPYSLALLTAAAVIGMGLGDLAFFKSMDMIGVSRSTAISSTYPLFTTFISILLLGEKLTVLNFLGTVSVVLGVSLIS is encoded by the coding sequence ATGCTCGGAGAACTGCTAGCGTTGTTCACCGCCGTTCTATGGGCTCTGACACCCGTCTTCGGTAAGAAAGCTTTAGAGGAGAGTAGTATAGTCGCCTTAAACTTCGTTAGAAGCGTGTTTGGCTCTATGGCTTTATGGCTGATCCTCCCGGTGGCGAGGGGGTGGCGGCTGGTGGATGTGGATCCCTACAGCTTAGCGCTTTTAACCGCGGCGGCGGTTATAGGTATGGGCTTAGGCGACCTGGCGTTTTTCAAAAGCATGGACATGATAGGTGTCTCGAGAAGCACAGCTATATCCTCGACCTACCCCCTATTCACGACATTCATATCGATCCTTCTTCTCGGGGAGAAATTGACCGTGCTAAACTTTCTCGGAACGGTCTCGGTGGTCCTCGGGGTATCTTTGATAAGCAT